The Miscanthus floridulus cultivar M001 chromosome 7, ASM1932011v1, whole genome shotgun sequence genome includes a region encoding these proteins:
- the LOC136467214 gene encoding uncharacterized protein isoform X1, which translates to MIPWVRWMAGHEILQRFVLFGVKFLGAICFAHMGDHVAVDVGELVASRVGEAAELVSGGKEETEALIGMVECRICQEEDLAKNLESPCACSGSLKYAHRECVQRWCNEKGDITCEICHESYKPGYTAPTQVHHDETTIEISGGDWTISGNRLDLHHPRILAMAAAQDRLLEDEYDEYTVTNNNAAAFCRSIFLILMALLLLRHTLTITNSDDEDGASAIFSLFLLRAAGFLLPCYIMAWAISIMQRQRQRQEEAMLLPTEVAIILHRNGRTMQFAVAPPESPISPQPEPNQ; encoded by the exons ATGATTCCCTGGGTTCGTTGGATGGCAGGGCACGAGATCCTCCAGAGGTTTGTGCTGTTTGGCGTGAAATTTTTGGGGGCGATTTGCTTTGCTCACATGGGGGATCATGTCGCGGTGGATGTTGGGGAGCTCGTAGCGTCCCGAGTCGGTGAGGCAGCGGAGTTGGTGTCCGGCGGCAAGGAGGAAACGGAGGCGCTGATTGGGATGGTGGAGTGCCGCATTTGCCAGGAGGAGGACCTCGCAAAGAACCTCGAGAGCCCCTGCGCTTGCAGCGGCAGCCTCAAG TATGCTCACAGGGAATGTGTGCAGCGTTGGTGCAATGAGAAAGGAGATATAACCTGTGAAATCTGCCATGAG TCGTACAAGCCTGGTTACACTGCCCCAACCCAGGTGCATCATGATGAAACTACCATAGAGATAAG TGGTGGAGATTGGACCATCTCTGGCAACCGTTTGGATTTACATCATCCTAGAATATTGGCAATGGCTGCTGCTCAAGACCGTTTACTTGAAGATGAGTATGATGAATATACTGTAACAAACAACAATGCTGCTGCGTTTTGCCGCTCTATATTTCTGATT TTGATGGCCCTTCTGCTCCTGAGGCATACACTGACCATTACTaacagtgatgatgaagatggtgcATCTGCTATTTTCTCG CTATTTCTTTTGAGAGCAGCTGGATTTTTGCTGCCATGCTATATTATGGCTTGGGCTATTAGTATCATGCAGCGTCAAAGACAAAGACAG GAAGAAGCAATGCTATTGCCAACGGAAGTGGCGATCATTCTGCACCGGAACGGAAGAACAATGCAATTTGCGGTGGCACCACCAGAATCACCTATCTCACCTCAGCCCGAGCCAAACCAATAG
- the LOC136467214 gene encoding uncharacterized protein isoform X2, producing the protein MIPWVRWMAGHEILQRFVLFGVKFLGAICFAHMGDHVAVDVGELVASRVGEAAELVSGGKEETEALIGMVECRICQEEDLAKNLESPCACSGSLKYAHRECVQRWCNEKGDITCEICHESYKPGYTAPTQVHHDETTIEISGGDWTISGNRLDLHHPRILAMAAAQDRLLEDEYDEYTVTNNNAAAFCRSIFLILMALLLLRHTLTITNSDDEDGASAIFSEEAMLLPTEVAIILHRNGRTMQFAVAPPESPISPQPEPNQ; encoded by the exons ATGATTCCCTGGGTTCGTTGGATGGCAGGGCACGAGATCCTCCAGAGGTTTGTGCTGTTTGGCGTGAAATTTTTGGGGGCGATTTGCTTTGCTCACATGGGGGATCATGTCGCGGTGGATGTTGGGGAGCTCGTAGCGTCCCGAGTCGGTGAGGCAGCGGAGTTGGTGTCCGGCGGCAAGGAGGAAACGGAGGCGCTGATTGGGATGGTGGAGTGCCGCATTTGCCAGGAGGAGGACCTCGCAAAGAACCTCGAGAGCCCCTGCGCTTGCAGCGGCAGCCTCAAG TATGCTCACAGGGAATGTGTGCAGCGTTGGTGCAATGAGAAAGGAGATATAACCTGTGAAATCTGCCATGAG TCGTACAAGCCTGGTTACACTGCCCCAACCCAGGTGCATCATGATGAAACTACCATAGAGATAAG TGGTGGAGATTGGACCATCTCTGGCAACCGTTTGGATTTACATCATCCTAGAATATTGGCAATGGCTGCTGCTCAAGACCGTTTACTTGAAGATGAGTATGATGAATATACTGTAACAAACAACAATGCTGCTGCGTTTTGCCGCTCTATATTTCTGATT TTGATGGCCCTTCTGCTCCTGAGGCATACACTGACCATTACTaacagtgatgatgaagatggtgcATCTGCTATTTTCTCG GAAGAAGCAATGCTATTGCCAACGGAAGTGGCGATCATTCTGCACCGGAACGGAAGAACAATGCAATTTGCGGTGGCACCACCAGAATCACCTATCTCACCTCAGCCCGAGCCAAACCAATAG
- the LOC136467214 gene encoding uncharacterized protein isoform X3 codes for MGDHVAVDVGELVASRVGEAAELVSGGKEETEALIGMVECRICQEEDLAKNLESPCACSGSLKYAHRECVQRWCNEKGDITCEICHESYKPGYTAPTQVHHDETTIEISGGDWTISGNRLDLHHPRILAMAAAQDRLLEDEYDEYTVTNNNAAAFCRSIFLILMALLLLRHTLTITNSDDEDGASAIFSLFLLRAAGFLLPCYIMAWAISIMQRQRQRQEEAMLLPTEVAIILHRNGRTMQFAVAPPESPISPQPEPNQ; via the exons ATGGGGGATCATGTCGCGGTGGATGTTGGGGAGCTCGTAGCGTCCCGAGTCGGTGAGGCAGCGGAGTTGGTGTCCGGCGGCAAGGAGGAAACGGAGGCGCTGATTGGGATGGTGGAGTGCCGCATTTGCCAGGAGGAGGACCTCGCAAAGAACCTCGAGAGCCCCTGCGCTTGCAGCGGCAGCCTCAAG TATGCTCACAGGGAATGTGTGCAGCGTTGGTGCAATGAGAAAGGAGATATAACCTGTGAAATCTGCCATGAG TCGTACAAGCCTGGTTACACTGCCCCAACCCAGGTGCATCATGATGAAACTACCATAGAGATAAG TGGTGGAGATTGGACCATCTCTGGCAACCGTTTGGATTTACATCATCCTAGAATATTGGCAATGGCTGCTGCTCAAGACCGTTTACTTGAAGATGAGTATGATGAATATACTGTAACAAACAACAATGCTGCTGCGTTTTGCCGCTCTATATTTCTGATT TTGATGGCCCTTCTGCTCCTGAGGCATACACTGACCATTACTaacagtgatgatgaagatggtgcATCTGCTATTTTCTCG CTATTTCTTTTGAGAGCAGCTGGATTTTTGCTGCCATGCTATATTATGGCTTGGGCTATTAGTATCATGCAGCGTCAAAGACAAAGACAG GAAGAAGCAATGCTATTGCCAACGGAAGTGGCGATCATTCTGCACCGGAACGGAAGAACAATGCAATTTGCGGTGGCACCACCAGAATCACCTATCTCACCTCAGCCCGAGCCAAACCAATAG